One window of the Crassaminicella thermophila genome contains the following:
- a CDS encoding pseudouridine synthase, with protein MAKTQRLDKILSNMGYGTRKEIKSIIKKGLVRVDGNVIKDSSMHIDPCESQIEIDGEKLVYKEFIYIMMNKPQGVISASFDPRVETVVDLLDKKYQIFNPFPVGRLDKDTEGLLILTNDGKLAHELLSPKKHVPKTYFAYVEGKVSEKDIISFKEGVVLDDEYMTLPAKLRILKSDFISEIVLTIYEGKFHQVKRMFEAVGKKVVYLKRIAMGDLKLDETLDLGEYRELTEEELNTLKDR; from the coding sequence ATGGCAAAGACACAGAGATTAGATAAAATACTGAGTAATATGGGATATGGAACTAGAAAAGAGATTAAGAGTATTATAAAAAAAGGACTAGTAAGGGTAGATGGCAATGTGATAAAAGATAGTAGCATGCATATAGACCCTTGTGAAAGTCAAATAGAAATTGATGGTGAAAAGTTAGTATACAAAGAATTTATATATATTATGATGAATAAGCCACAGGGAGTGATTTCTGCTAGTTTTGACCCAAGAGTTGAGACGGTTGTAGATTTATTAGATAAAAAGTATCAAATATTTAATCCATTTCCTGTAGGCAGATTAGATAAAGACACAGAAGGATTATTAATACTTACAAATGATGGGAAATTAGCTCATGAACTCTTATCTCCCAAAAAACATGTTCCAAAAACTTATTTTGCATACGTTGAAGGAAAGGTAAGTGAAAAAGATATAATTAGCTTTAAAGAGGGTGTTGTGCTAGATGATGAATATATGACACTGCCAGCAAAGCTTCGTATTTTGAAAAGTGATTTTATATCAGAGATAGTATTAACCATATATGAAGGTAAATTCCACCAAGTGAAAAGAATGTTTGAAGCTGTTGGGAAAAAAGTAGTTTATTTAAAAAGAATAGCTATGGGAGATTTAAAACTAGATGAAACACTAGATTTAGGAGAATATAGAGAACTTACTGAGGAAGAATTAAATACACTGAAAGACAGATAA
- the aroF gene encoding 3-deoxy-7-phosphoheptulonate synthase — translation MIIVMKPKTPQNEIEKIKCKMESLGCEIHESKGHNYHLLGLVGDTSKIDPNQIQANRNVEKLIFVQEPYKKVNRLFHPEDTLISVKNETIGGNRFTIIAGPCSVESEEQIVSIAEEINEAGASFLRGGAFKPRTSPYSFQGLREEGLELLKIAREKTGLPIVTEIMSVDYVEKFVEDVDIIQIGARNMQNFDLLKEVGKTDKPILLKRGMSATIEELLMAAEYIMSEGNENIILCERGIRTFENYTRNTLDLSAIPVIKKLSHLPVIVDPSHAAGLWWLVEPLAKAAVAVGADGLMIEVHNDPANAKCDGQQSIKPERFKSLIKSIKKIADIEGKKM, via the coding sequence ATGATTATTGTAATGAAACCAAAAACGCCACAAAATGAAATTGAAAAAATTAAGTGTAAAATGGAAAGTTTAGGATGTGAAATTCATGAATCAAAGGGACATAATTATCATTTGTTGGGATTAGTAGGAGATACAAGTAAAATTGATCCAAATCAGATACAAGCAAACAGAAATGTAGAAAAATTAATATTTGTACAGGAACCTTATAAGAAAGTAAATAGGCTTTTTCATCCTGAAGATACACTAATATCTGTAAAAAATGAAACAATTGGAGGAAACAGATTTACTATTATTGCAGGACCTTGCTCTGTAGAAAGTGAGGAACAAATTGTAAGCATCGCAGAGGAAATAAATGAAGCAGGTGCAAGCTTTTTAAGAGGAGGTGCCTTCAAGCCGAGAACTTCACCATATAGTTTTCAAGGACTAAGAGAAGAAGGGTTAGAATTGTTGAAAATAGCGAGAGAAAAGACTGGACTTCCTATTGTTACAGAAATTATGTCTGTAGATTATGTTGAAAAGTTTGTAGAGGATGTAGATATTATACAGATAGGGGCAAGAAATATGCAAAACTTTGATTTGCTAAAAGAAGTAGGAAAAACAGATAAGCCTATTTTATTAAAGAGAGGAATGTCTGCTACCATAGAAGAATTATTAATGGCTGCAGAATATATTATGTCAGAAGGAAATGAAAATATAATTCTTTGTGAAAGAGGTATAAGAACGTTTGAAAATTATACAAGAAATACATTAGATTTAAGTGCTATACCTGTAATTAAGAAATTAAGCCATCTTCCAGTAATTGTAGATCCAAGTCATGCAGCAGGATTATGGTGGTTAGTTGAACCATTAGCAAAAGCAGCTGTAGCTGTTGGTGCTGATGGACTAATGATTGAGGTTCATAATGATCCTGCTAATGCTAAGTGTGATGGTCAGCAGTCTATAAAGCCTGAAAGATTTAAATCATTAATAAAATCTATAAAGAAAATAGCAGATATAGAGGGGAAGAAAATGTAA
- the trpE gene encoding anthranilate synthase component I produces the protein MFFPDFEKFKRLSKASKIIPISLEIEGDMDTPITLFKKLCKGKNVYLLESVEGGNKWGRYSYIGRNPIMIIKSYGNKVIVEKGDEVIEKEGNVLNILKNLMNDYKMFKIENMPDFTGGAVGYIGYDIVRNYEDLKNINFDDIKMPDIHLLLTDEVIVYDHVKQKINIVINTQTNGNIKERYKEGINRLKSIEKEILENDFYNTNDKRSGLGKVEYSTNETKEEFIKKVLKAKEYIRNGDIFQVVLSQRLKVRTEIDSFKAYRTLRSLNPSPYMFYIDFGEYQMIGSSPELLVKLKEDFVETCPIAGTRPRGKSIEEDEKYIKDLLNDEKERAEHLMLVDLARNDIGKISKFGTVEVNQFMQIQKYSHVMHIVSNVIGKIRDEFDMYDALTACLPAGTVSGAPKVRAMEIIDELESNKRGVYAGAVGYLGFNGNMDTCIAIRTIIFKDNIAYIQAGAGIVADSNPESEYEEILRKAKVLIETIEKEEGDVG, from the coding sequence ATGTTTTTTCCAGATTTTGAGAAATTCAAGAGATTGAGTAAGGCTTCAAAAATTATTCCTATTTCCCTGGAAATAGAGGGAGATATGGATACGCCTATTACGTTATTTAAAAAGCTTTGTAAAGGTAAAAATGTTTATCTTTTAGAAAGTGTTGAGGGAGGAAATAAGTGGGGGAGGTATTCTTATATAGGAAGAAATCCAATTATGATTATTAAGAGCTATGGAAATAAGGTGATTGTGGAAAAAGGGGATGAAGTTATTGAAAAAGAAGGGAATGTATTGAATATATTAAAAAATTTAATGAATGATTATAAAATGTTTAAGATAGAGAATATGCCTGATTTTACTGGAGGGGCAGTAGGTTATATAGGCTATGATATTGTAAGAAATTATGAAGATTTAAAGAATATTAATTTTGATGATATAAAAATGCCAGATATACATCTTTTGTTGACAGATGAGGTAATTGTTTATGATCATGTAAAGCAAAAAATAAATATTGTTATAAATACACAAACAAATGGAAATATCAAGGAACGGTACAAAGAAGGAATTAATAGATTAAAATCAATCGAAAAAGAAATATTGGAAAATGATTTTTATAACACAAATGATAAAAGAAGTGGTTTAGGGAAAGTAGAATATTCAACTAACGAAACTAAAGAAGAGTTTATAAAAAAAGTTTTAAAAGCAAAGGAGTATATAAGAAATGGAGATATATTTCAAGTTGTATTATCACAAAGACTGAAAGTAAGAACAGAAATTGATTCATTTAAAGCTTATAGAACATTAAGAAGTTTAAATCCTTCTCCATATATGTTTTATATAGACTTTGGAGAATATCAGATGATAGGCTCATCACCAGAGCTTTTGGTAAAGCTTAAGGAAGACTTTGTTGAGACTTGTCCAATTGCAGGTACAAGACCTAGGGGAAAAAGCATAGAAGAAGATGAAAAATATATTAAAGATTTATTAAATGATGAAAAGGAACGAGCAGAACATTTGATGCTTGTTGATTTAGCAAGAAATGATATTGGAAAAATTTCAAAGTTTGGAACAGTTGAAGTAAATCAATTTATGCAGATCCAAAAATATTCTCATGTGATGCATATTGTATCAAATGTAATTGGAAAAATTCGAGATGAGTTTGATATGTATGATGCTTTAACAGCTTGCTTGCCTGCTGGAACAGTATCTGGTGCACCAAAGGTAAGAGCAATGGAAATTATTGATGAACTAGAAAGTAATAAGAGAGGTGTATATGCAGGTGCTGTTGGATATTTAGGCTTTAATGGAAATATGGATACATGTATTGCTATAAGAACAATTATTTTTAAAGATAATATAGCTTATATACAGGCAGGTGCAGGAATTGTTGCTGATTCAAATCCAGAGAGTGAATATGAAGAAATTCTTAGAAAGGCAAAGGTACTTATAGAAACAATAGAAAAAGAAGAGGGGGATGTAGGTTGA
- a CDS encoding anthranilate synthase component II: MIIIIDNYDSFTYNLYQYIGEINKNVKVFRNDAVTIKELEQMDITHIIISPGPGFPKDSGISMEVIKRFGKDIPTLGVCLGHQAIGEVFGGNIVNAKNLVHGKTSEIYHNEMDLFKGLKNPLNVTRYHSLIVDKYSISDELVITAKTVDGEIMGLRHKKYPIFGLQFHPESISTQGGKEIFKNFLEL; the protein is encoded by the coding sequence TTGATTATAATAATAGACAATTATGATTCTTTTACTTACAATTTGTATCAATATATAGGTGAAATAAATAAAAATGTGAAAGTGTTTAGAAATGATGCTGTAACAATTAAAGAGCTAGAACAAATGGATATTACTCATATAATTATTTCTCCAGGTCCAGGTTTTCCAAAGGATTCGGGGATATCTATGGAGGTAATTAAAAGATTTGGAAAAGACATTCCAACATTAGGAGTATGCCTTGGACATCAGGCAATAGGAGAGGTTTTTGGAGGAAATATTGTGAATGCTAAAAATTTGGTTCATGGAAAAACTTCAGAGATTTATCATAATGAAATGGATTTATTTAAGGGACTTAAAAATCCATTAAATGTAACAAGATATCACTCTTTAATTGTAGATAAATATTCCATTTCAGATGAATTAGTAATTACGGCTAAAACGGTTGATGGAGAGATTATGGGGCTTAGGCATAAAAAATATCCTATATTTGGATTGCAATTTCATCCTGAGTCTATTTCTACACAAGGAGGAAAAGAAATATTTAAAAACTTTCTAGAGTTATAA
- the trpD gene encoding anthranilate phosphoribosyltransferase, protein MLRDVIDKVINNNDLTENEMIYAMNMIMEGKATPAQIGGFLIALRMKGETLEEITGAAKVMRNKALRVNIKHNYAIDTCGTGGDKANTFNISTVVAIVAAAAGVTVLKHGNRSVSSKCGSADVLEKLGVNINLNPIKLQECVDEINIGFMFAPKYHKAMKYAIGPRKELGIRTIFNVLGPLTNPARVNGQVLGVFDERLTQILAEVLNRLGVKRAMVVHGLDGLDEITVTTRTKISELKEGKISTYYIDPRKFKIPLAKEEEIVGGEPKKNAQILLNILKGERGAKRDMVLLNAGAAIYIGKEANSLEEGIEKAKEVIDNGLALEKLNKLVELSQEMERCF, encoded by the coding sequence TTGTTGAGGGATGTAATAGATAAGGTTATAAATAATAATGATTTGACAGAGAATGAAATGATTTATGCTATGAATATGATTATGGAAGGAAAAGCAACACCTGCACAAATAGGAGGATTTTTGATAGCTCTTCGCATGAAAGGTGAAACATTAGAAGAAATTACTGGAGCTGCTAAGGTTATGAGAAATAAGGCTTTAAGAGTGAATATAAAGCATAACTATGCAATTGATACATGTGGAACAGGAGGAGATAAAGCTAATACATTTAACATTTCAACAGTAGTAGCAATTGTTGCTGCAGCAGCTGGCGTTACAGTATTAAAGCATGGAAATAGATCTGTTTCTAGTAAATGTGGAAGTGCAGATGTGTTAGAGAAATTGGGAGTAAATATTAATCTAAATCCTATTAAGCTACAAGAATGTGTAGATGAAATAAATATAGGATTTATGTTTGCACCAAAATATCATAAAGCAATGAAATATGCTATAGGTCCAAGAAAAGAATTAGGGATAAGAACAATATTTAATGTATTAGGGCCATTAACAAACCCAGCAAGGGTTAATGGGCAAGTTCTTGGCGTATTTGATGAACGTTTAACGCAAATTTTAGCTGAGGTTTTAAATAGATTGGGAGTTAAGCGTGCTATGGTTGTGCATGGCTTAGATGGCTTAGATGAAATAACTGTAACTACAAGAACAAAGATTAGTGAATTAAAAGAAGGGAAAATAAGCACTTATTATATTGATCCAAGGAAATTTAAAATACCATTGGCTAAAGAAGAGGAAATTGTAGGGGGAGAACCAAAAAAAAATGCACAGATTTTATTAAATATACTAAAAGGAGAAAGAGGAGCAAAGAGAGATATGGTTTTATTGAATGCTGGAGCAGCTATATATATTGGGAAAGAGGCAAACTCTTTAGAAGAAGGAATAGAAAAGGCTAAGGAAGTTATTGATAATGGGTTAGCTTTAGAAAAATTAAATAAATTAGTAGAGCTTAGTCAGGAGATGGAAAGATGCTTTTGA
- the trpC gene encoding indole-3-glycerol phosphate synthase TrpC, whose amino-acid sequence MLLNNIVAYKRKKVEEEKKIVSFDILIDQIELCDNTKDFKESIKGNKDISIIAEIKKASPSKGVIKENFDPISIAKTYSKNKVEAISVLTEDKFFKGKKEYLSDIKKQISIPILRKDFIIDIYQIYQSKALGADAILLIAGILSKKELIDFQRIAKELGLMCLVEVHNKYELENVLDTEAEIIGINNRDLKTFKTKLETTEKLMKYIPKDKIIISESGINTREDMTFLESLGVDGVLIGESLMRAKSIDEKLRTLRGEVS is encoded by the coding sequence ATGCTTTTGAATAATATAGTAGCTTATAAAAGAAAAAAAGTAGAAGAAGAAAAGAAAATAGTTTCTTTTGATATACTAATTGATCAAATAGAGTTATGTGATAATACAAAAGATTTTAAGGAATCAATAAAGGGGAATAAAGACATAAGTATTATTGCAGAAATTAAAAAAGCATCTCCTTCTAAGGGGGTTATAAAAGAAAATTTCGATCCTATTTCTATAGCGAAAACTTATAGTAAAAATAAGGTTGAAGCAATATCAGTGCTTACAGAAGATAAATTTTTTAAAGGGAAAAAAGAATATTTATCAGATATTAAAAAACAAATATCGATCCCTATTTTAAGAAAGGATTTTATTATTGATATTTATCAAATCTATCAATCAAAAGCATTAGGAGCAGATGCAATTCTTTTGATTGCAGGAATTTTATCTAAAAAAGAATTGATAGATTTTCAAAGAATAGCAAAAGAATTAGGACTTATGTGCTTAGTAGAAGTTCATAACAAATATGAATTAGAAAATGTATTAGATACAGAAGCAGAGATTATTGGTATAAATAATCGAGACTTAAAAACATTTAAAACAAAGCTTGAAACAACAGAAAAACTTATGAAATATATTCCAAAAGATAAAATTATCATCAGTGAAAGTGGGATTAATACAAGAGAAGATATGACATTTCTTGAAAGCTTAGGTGTGGATGGTGTATTGATAGGAGAAAGCTTAATGAGGGCAAAGTCCATAGATGAAAAATTAAGAACACTTAGGGGGGAGGTAAGTTGA
- a CDS encoding phosphoribosylanthranilate isomerase, with the protein MTNVKICGLKREEDIIYVNKLKPDYVGFVFAKSSRQIDKYRAKKLIMGLDKGIKKVGVFSNHSIGKVKEIAEFCNLDILQFHGDEDPIYCNSFENTVWKAFRIKDGNILKKLEEYDVDGFLLDTFARGTYGGTGKSFDWKIVSNASENKFIILAGGLTSENVEDAIEIVKPQVVDVSSGVEVCGVKDFEKIKKFIKKVRG; encoded by the coding sequence TTGACCAATGTAAAAATATGTGGATTAAAAAGAGAAGAAGATATTATATATGTAAATAAATTAAAGCCTGATTATGTTGGATTTGTATTCGCAAAAAGCAGTAGACAAATTGATAAATATAGGGCAAAAAAATTAATTATGGGGTTGGACAAAGGAATAAAAAAGGTAGGGGTATTTTCAAATCATTCTATAGGAAAAGTAAAAGAGATTGCAGAATTTTGCAATTTAGATATACTCCAATTCCATGGAGATGAAGACCCTATATATTGTAATTCTTTTGAAAATACAGTATGGAAGGCATTTAGGATAAAAGATGGAAATATTTTAAAAAAATTAGAAGAATATGATGTTGATGGATTTTTGTTAGATACGTTTGCAAGAGGAACATATGGAGGAACAGGAAAAAGCTTTGATTGGAAAATAGTATCGAATGCAAGTGAAAATAAATTTATTATTTTAGCAGGAGGGCTTACATCAGAAAATGTAGAGGATGCAATTGAAATTGTAAAGCCTCAGGTTGTGGATGTGAGCAGTGGTGTTGAAGTTTGTGGTGTTAAGGATTTTGAAAAAATAAAAAAATTTATTAAAAAAGTGAGGGGATAA
- the trpB gene encoding tryptophan synthase subunit beta, whose protein sequence is MFGKFGGQFVPETLMNALIELEREFMKAKEDESFKNEYKYYVKEYSGRPTPLYYAENLTKQLSGGKIYLKREDLNHTGAHKINNVIGQVLLARRMRKKRIIAETGAGQHGVATATICAMFGLKCEIYMGEEDIKRQSLNVFKMKLLGAKVNSVISGTATLKDATNEAIRDWVTNVDDTFYVIGSVVGPHPYPTMVRDFQRIIGDEVKEQIIQKEGRLPDYLIACVGGGSNAMGLFYPFIKDKDVKIYGVEAGGFGVNTDKHAATITKGSVGVIHGMKTYLLQDEYGQIMPVHSISAGLDYPGIGPEHAYYHSIGRVKYEAVNDDEAVEAFQYLTKEEGIIPALESSHAIAYLMKLAPKTNKEDIIVVNLSGRGDKDINTIFNVIGGIKDE, encoded by the coding sequence ATGTTTGGGAAATTTGGTGGACAGTTTGTACCAGAAACATTAATGAATGCGTTAATAGAGTTAGAAAGAGAGTTTATGAAGGCAAAGGAAGATGAAAGCTTTAAAAATGAATATAAGTATTATGTTAAGGAATATTCAGGAAGACCTACACCATTATACTATGCAGAAAATTTAACTAAACAGTTAAGTGGAGGAAAGATATATCTTAAGAGGGAAGATTTAAATCATACAGGAGCACACAAAATAAATAATGTAATTGGTCAAGTTTTATTGGCTAGAAGAATGAGAAAAAAACGTATTATAGCAGAAACAGGAGCAGGACAGCATGGGGTTGCAACTGCTACTATATGTGCCATGTTTGGATTGAAATGTGAAATTTATATGGGAGAAGAGGATATAAAAAGACAATCATTGAACGTATTTAAGATGAAATTGCTTGGAGCTAAGGTGAATTCAGTGATTTCAGGGACAGCAACCTTAAAGGATGCTACGAATGAAGCTATAAGGGATTGGGTTACAAATGTAGATGACACATTTTATGTTATTGGTTCTGTTGTAGGGCCTCATCCTTATCCAACAATGGTAAGAGATTTTCAGAGAATTATTGGAGATGAAGTTAAGGAACAGATAATACAAAAAGAAGGAAGACTACCAGATTATTTAATAGCTTGTGTAGGTGGAGGAAGTAACGCAATGGGATTATTCTATCCATTTATTAAAGATAAGGATGTGAAAATATATGGGGTTGAAGCAGGTGGATTCGGTGTTAATACAGATAAACATGCAGCAACTATTACTAAGGGTTCTGTTGGGGTTATTCATGGCATGAAGACATATCTACTTCAAGATGAATATGGACAAATTATGCCAGTACATTCAATATCAGCAGGATTAGATTATCCAGGAATAGGACCGGAGCACGCTTATTATCATTCTATTGGAAGGGTTAAATATGAAGCAGTCAATGATGATGAAGCTGTTGAAGCTTTTCAATATTTAACAAAAGAGGAAGGGATTATACCTGCTCTTGAAAGTTCTCATGCAATAGCTTACTTGATGAAATTAGCACCTAAAACAAATAAAGAGGATATTATTGTAGTAAACTTGTCTGGTAGAGGTGATAAAGATATAAATACTATATTTAATGTTATTGGAGGAATAAAGGATGAGTAG
- the trpA gene encoding tryptophan synthase subunit alpha: MSRITEKFNILRRKNEKALVTYVTSGDPDLDTTIRLVLKMEEAGADIIELGIPYSDPLADGPVIQRAAQRALSNGTNINSVFDMVLKLREKTEIPLVFLIYYNSIFRYGVEKFLDNCKKYGIDGLIIPDLPLEERKELKEMMKDYPIDLIPLVAPTSEDRIKEIVLDAEGFVYCISSIGVTGIRDDFKQDLSKFINKVRKYTDIPLAIGFGISSEEAIKKLKGLSDGLIVGSAIIKEIEEGIKNGNIEENVFKFVRRLHEAIKN; this comes from the coding sequence ATGAGTAGAATAACAGAAAAATTTAACATACTAAGGAGAAAAAATGAAAAAGCACTTGTTACTTATGTAACAAGTGGAGATCCAGATTTGGATACTACAATTAGATTGGTTTTAAAAATGGAAGAAGCAGGAGCAGATATTATAGAGCTAGGTATTCCATATTCAGATCCTTTAGCTGATGGACCTGTAATACAAAGAGCAGCTCAAAGAGCTTTAAGCAATGGAACAAATATTAATTCTGTTTTTGATATGGTTTTAAAATTAAGAGAAAAGACAGAAATTCCTCTTGTATTTTTGATATATTATAATTCTATTTTTAGATATGGAGTAGAAAAATTCTTAGATAACTGTAAAAAATATGGCATTGATGGACTGATTATTCCAGATTTACCATTAGAGGAAAGAAAAGAGTTAAAAGAGATGATGAAAGATTATCCAATTGATTTAATACCACTTGTTGCTCCTACGTCAGAGGATAGAATCAAAGAAATTGTTTTAGATGCAGAAGGCTTTGTTTATTGTATTTCATCAATAGGAGTAACAGGAATAAGAGATGATTTTAAACAAGATTTATCAAAATTTATTAATAAAGTCAGAAAATATACTGATATTCCATTAGCAATCGGTTTTGGTATATCTAGTGAAGAGGCAATAAAAAAATTAAAAGGCTTATCTGATGGATTAATTGTTGGAAGTGCTATTATCAAAGAAATAGAAGAGGGAATAAAAAATGGAAATATAGAAGAGAATGTTTTTAAGTTTGTAAGGAGATTGCATGAAGCAATAAAAAATTAA
- the aroF gene encoding 3-deoxy-7-phosphoheptulonate synthase has protein sequence MVIVIKPRTAQEEIEKIKRKMEDLGCQVHETIGENRHILGLVGDTSKIDPDLIRANRNVEKLIYVQEPYKKVNRLFHPDDSVIKVNDRSIGGDKLAIIAGPCSIESEDQIVTIAKKVKESGASFLRGGAFKPRTSPYSFQGLREEGLELLKLAREKTGLPIVTELMSADYVERFLEDVDIIQIGARNMQNFDLLKEVGKTNKPILLKRGMSATIEELLMAAEYIMSEGNENVILCERGVRTFENYTRNTLDLSAIPVIKKLSHLPVIVDPSHAAGLWWLVEPLAKAAVAVGADGLMIEVHNDPANAKCDGQQSITPERFGSLMKTLKEIAKIENREL, from the coding sequence ATGGTTATTGTAATTAAACCAAGAACAGCACAAGAAGAAATTGAAAAAATCAAAAGAAAAATGGAGGACTTAGGATGTCAAGTACATGAAACAATAGGAGAAAATCGTCATATTTTAGGATTGGTAGGGGATACTAGTAAAATTGATCCAGATTTGATTAGAGCAAATAGAAATGTAGAAAAATTAATATATGTGCAGGAGCCTTACAAAAAAGTAAATAGATTATTTCATCCAGATGATTCAGTTATAAAAGTAAATGATAGAAGTATAGGAGGAGATAAATTAGCTATAATTGCAGGACCATGTTCTATAGAAAGTGAAGACCAAATTGTAACAATTGCAAAAAAAGTTAAAGAATCAGGTGCAAGCTTTTTAAGAGGAGGAGCTTTCAAACCAAGAACATCGCCTTATAGCTTTCAGGGGTTAAGAGAAGAAGGGCTTGAGCTATTAAAATTAGCAAGAGAAAAGACAGGGCTTCCTATTGTTACAGAGCTTATGTCTGCAGATTATGTTGAAAGGTTTCTAGAGGATGTAGATATTATACAAATAGGGGCAAGAAATATGCAAAATTTTGATTTGCTAAAAGAGGTAGGAAAAACAAATAAGCCAATTTTACTAAAGAGAGGAATGTCTGCTACTATAGAAGAATTATTAATGGCTGCAGAATATATTATGTCAGAAGGAAATGAAAATGTTATTCTTTGTGAACGAGGGGTAAGAACTTTTGAAAATTATACAAGAAATACATTGGATTTAAGTGCTATACCTGTAATTAAGAAATTAAGCCATCTACCAGTAATTGTAGATCCAAGTCATGCAGCAGGATTGTGGTGGTTAGTTGAACCGTTAGCAAAAGCTGCTGTAGCTGTTGGAGCTGATGGACTAATGATAGAGGTGCATAATGATCCTGCTAATGCTAAGTGTGATGGGCAGCAATCTATTACACCAGAGAGATTCGGCTCACTTATGAAAACTTTGAAAGAAATTGCAAAAATAGAGAATAGAGAGTTATAA
- a CDS encoding prephenate dehydrogenase, with amino-acid sequence MKALEDFDFNITIVGLGLIGASFAMALKELNPKNLWAVDIDMEAIETAQELGMIDKGYLEPEIPLKNSDIVIMCVYPNLTIKFIKDNMNYMKVGAIITDTAGIKKKVLDEINSFIREDLDFIGGHPMAGREYKGIGFAKKDIFKDANYILTPTNKNKKKNIELIEKIIKGIGCKNITKVTPKKHDEIIAFTSQLPHIIAAALINGSNKDDNLFTAGSFKDATRVAKMNTELWAELLMENRDNTIKQINIFEEHITKIKNAIIKKDKDRLEALFENARNKREAFIEKCMK; translated from the coding sequence GTGAAAGCTTTGGAAGATTTTGATTTTAATATAACGATTGTAGGATTAGGATTGATTGGTGCATCCTTTGCAATGGCATTAAAAGAATTAAATCCTAAAAATTTATGGGCAGTAGATATAGATATGGAAGCTATTGAAACTGCCCAGGAATTGGGGATGATTGATAAGGGATATTTAGAGCCTGAAATTCCATTAAAAAATTCTGATATTGTTATAATGTGTGTATATCCAAATTTGACCATAAAATTTATAAAAGATAATATGAATTATATGAAAGTAGGAGCTATTATTACAGATACGGCAGGAATTAAAAAGAAAGTATTGGATGAAATAAATTCTTTTATTAGAGAGGATTTGGACTTTATTGGAGGGCATCCTATGGCAGGAAGAGAATACAAAGGAATTGGTTTTGCAAAAAAGGATATATTTAAGGATGCAAATTATATTCTCACACCTACTAATAAAAATAAAAAGAAAAACATTGAATTGATAGAAAAGATTATAAAGGGAATAGGCTGTAAAAATATTACGAAAGTGACTCCAAAAAAGCATGATGAAATTATAGCTTTTACAAGTCAGCTACCGCATATTATAGCAGCGGCATTAATAAATGGATCTAATAAAGATGATAATTTATTTACAGCTGGAAGCTTTAAGGATGCTACAAGGGTAGCTAAGATGAACACAGAGCTTTGGGCAGAGCTTTTAATGGAAAATAGGGATAATACAATAAAACAAATAAATATTTTTGAAGAACATATTACCAAAATAAAAAATGCAATTATTAAAAAGGATAAGGACCGTTTAGAAGCATTATTTGAGAATGCAAGGAATAAGAGGGAGGCCTTTATTGAAAAATGTATGAAATAA